A section of the Leptotrichia buccalis C-1013-b genome encodes:
- a CDS encoding peptidylprolyl isomerase produces the protein MKNKIKIGVLTVLCVFALSCKNNAGQSGKVLFESPDKQIKVYENEVNNELAKSLYSSGVDEKDLTSDQIAQMKQSIIKNIALNRALAIKGKEKKLDQDKKYTESTDILQEQLLASLATLNEVNDKAKVTDADAKNIYDANAANFTRQEDSVRLQLIVFNTSDSAKANQVLKEAIANPADFTSYARKYNANIQGVTENGETQEIPLTQLSSRFGPLNEAIKDVKAGQIVNKVVTVGNDLYVVKVLERNGKGLIPFEKVKETIKTQLRNQKRQVEQQKYLKSISDEFKLSNMDEALKNIK, from the coding sequence ATGAAAAATAAAATTAAAATAGGTGTATTGACAGTACTATGCGTATTTGCATTATCTTGTAAAAATAATGCTGGACAAAGTGGAAAGGTGTTGTTTGAATCACCAGACAAGCAAATTAAAGTTTATGAAAACGAAGTTAATAATGAACTGGCAAAAAGTCTTTATTCAAGTGGAGTAGATGAGAAAGACCTTACTTCTGATCAAATTGCACAGATGAAACAGTCTATTATTAAAAATATTGCTTTGAATAGGGCACTTGCAATTAAAGGGAAAGAAAAAAAATTGGATCAGGATAAAAAATATACTGAAAGTACAGATATTTTACAAGAACAATTATTGGCAAGTTTGGCTACGTTAAATGAAGTAAATGATAAAGCTAAAGTTACTGATGCAGATGCTAAAAATATTTATGATGCTAATGCAGCTAATTTTACACGACAAGAAGATTCTGTAAGATTACAGCTTATTGTATTTAATACTTCAGATTCTGCAAAGGCAAATCAAGTACTAAAGGAAGCTATTGCAAATCCAGCAGATTTTACTTCATATGCCCGTAAATATAATGCAAATATTCAAGGAGTTACTGAAAATGGTGAAACTCAGGAAATTCCATTAACTCAATTATCAAGTCGTTTTGGTCCTTTAAATGAAGCTATAAAGGATGTTAAGGCTGGACAAATTGTAAATAAAGTAGTTACTGTTGGAAATGATTTATATGTTGTAAAGGTTCTGGAAAGAAATGGTAAAGGATTAATTCCATTTGAAAAAGTTAAAGAAACTATAAAAACTCAATTGAGAAATCAAAAAAGACAAGTTGAACAACAAAAATATTTAAAATCCATATCTGACGAATTTAAATTATCTAATATGGATGAAGCATTAAAAAATATTAAATAG